GACGGACCCACGGCAGCCCCGCGAGGTTCGCGTTGGCGCCGCGTTCCTCGGTGTGTTGGAAGTACCCGAGTGAGAGCGTCGGCTCGGTCCAGGTGTAAAACCGCAGCGACGCGATCCCGCCCACGGCGGACTCCAGCATCGCCTCGTCTGCGGACATGTTCGTGGCGCCGTCGGCACCGGTGAACGGCAACAAGCGGATGGTTTGGCTCATAACGGCATTTTACCGATCCGATGGCACGCGGAGACACAGGGCTCCCGCCCTGTGCTACGGAAGTCGGCCCCATCCGGGGCGAAGACAAGTACCGTCAATGCCTTTCACGCCGCGGAGCGGCCGGCGTTCGTAGCACAGGGCGGAAGCCCTGTGTGCCTTTTGGTTTTGGCTCAAATCAGACGAATCCACGAAATCCATCGACTCACTTGCCGAAAACACGGGTAGATATTACGATTTCAATGTGATATCACTCAGATATCGGAGGACGTGTCGTGGAAGACCGTGAGCTGAAACTGTGGTCGGGTTGGCTCGGGCTGTTCGGAGTGCTGGTCGGTTTGGGTGCGGTCATCGCACTCATCGTGCTGGCCTCGCAGTGGAAAGAGCCGAAGTTGGTGTGGGCGATCGTTCCGCTGTCGCTTCTGTGGGTGATTTCTCTGGCGGGGTTCACCGTGAACGGGCCGAACCAGGCGCGTGTGGTGCAACTGTTCGGCAACTACGTCGGCACGCTGCGCAAAACCGGGTTCTTCTACGGCAACCCGTTCTACTGGCGCACGCGAGTAAGCCTGCGGGTGCAGGTGTTCGAGACCGGGATGAACAAGACGGACGAAACGAAGGACGCGACCGGGCGGGTCATCACGCAGGCCACGTCGCACCGCGAGCCGCTCAAGGTGAACGACCACGACGGCACGCCGATCGAGATCGCGGCCGTGGTGCTGTGGAAGGTGGTGAACGCGGCCGAGGCGGTGTTCCAGGTGGACAACTACGAGGAGTTCGTGAAGCTCCAGGCGGACGCGGCTCTACGTAATCTCGCGAGCCGCTACAGTTACGACGCGCCCGACACCGATGCGCACTCGCTCCGCGGTCACATTGAGGAAGTGGCGAGCCAGTTGAAGCTCGAACTCCAGGCACGAATGCGGCAGGCCGGGGTGGAGGTTCAGGAGGCGCGCATCAGCTACTTGGCCTACGCACGCGAGATCGCGTCCGCGATGCTCCAGCGGCAGCAGGCCGGGGCCATCATCGCGGCCCGGGCGAAGATCGTCGAAGGGGCCGTTGGGATGGTGGAGCACGCGCTCCAGATGCTCAACGAGAAGAACATCATCGAACTGGACGGCGAGCGCCGGGCCGCGATGGTGAGCAACCTGCTCGTGGTGCTCTGCGGGCACAGCGCACCGCAACCGGTGGTCAACACCGGCACGCTTTACAACTGAGAAGAAACCTACCCCCCGGCCCCCTCCCTGAAGGGAAGGGGAGAAAGAATCTGTGTTTTTCTCCCCTTCCCTTCAGGGAGGGGGCCGGGGGGTAGGTCCGCCTCTCTCCCCTTCCCTTCAGGGAGGGGGCCGGGGGGTAGGTTCTTCAGGAGCCACGCATGTACCTTGCACTCGCTCTGGTTCTGGCCGCTTCACCCGTTGTGGATTCCCCCGCGCCGCGACTGCTCGGCGAACTGGTGGAACTGAAGACCGACACCGGCGTGCTGTATGGCACGCTCGACCTGCCCGCGAAGACCGGGCCGTGGCCGGTGGTGTTGCTTCACGCCGGGTCCGGGCCGACCAACCGCGACGGGAACGGACCGCTTATTCGCACCGACAACCTCAAGATTGTCGGCCGCGCGCTTGCCGCGAAGGGGATTGCGGTGCTGCGGATCGACAAGCGCGGGGTGGGGGCGAGCACTCCCGCGCTGGCGAAAGAGGAAGATGTGCGGGTCGAGACTTACGCGGCCGACGTGCTCGCGTGGGTGGCGCTGCTCCGCAACGATGCGCGATTCACGAAGCTCGGTTACATCGGTCACAGTGAGGGCGCACTCATCGGGTTGGTCGCGGCGAAGGACGCGAAGTTCGACGCGATCGTTTCTCTGTGCGGTCCCGGGCGCCCGCTTCAAACAGTTCTTCGTGAGCAACTGAAACGAGGGTTGCCGGACGAACTGTACAAGCAAAGCGACACAATTTTGACCGAATTAGAAGCCGGGCGCACGGTCAAAGACACGCCCAAAACACTGGCCGCGTTGTTCCGGCCAAGCGTTCAACCGTACCTGATCTCGATGTTCAAGAACGACCCGGCGAAACTGGCCACCGGAGTGAAAGCGCCCTTCTTGATCGTGTCCGGCTCGACCGACATTCAAGTTTCGGCCACGGACGCGAAATGCCTGGGCGACGCCAACACGAGCGCCAAGGTTGTGACCATCGAGGGCATGAACCACGTGCTGAAGACGGTGCCCAAAACCGATCGGACGGAACAGCTCCCAAGCTATTCAGACCCGGCGCTGCCACTGCACCCGAAGCTTATGCCGGAACTCGTGGGGTTCTTCAAGAAATCGTTGAGTGGGAAGTAACGCACCTGGGCGCCCGCCACCGAGGATAACGGGGTATGGCCAAGAAAGACGTGAAGCCGTTCCTGCTGCGACTCGACCCGCGCGTCCATGCGGCCGTGCAGCGCTGGGCTGAGGAAGATTTGCGCAGCTTGAACGGACAAATCGAGTTCATTCTGCGCCAGGCGCTCGTGAAGCGCGGCGTCAAACTGACCGACGCCGACGAGAAAGCGCCCGACACGGATACTTGAAACTACAATACCCCGACCGTCACTCCATTCGGTCGGGAGCGCTCATGTCAAATGCCCCGGAAGTGATTCGCGCGAAGTGCTGCATCGCCGGCGGCGGACCCGCGGGGATGGTGCTCGGCCTCCTCCTCGCGCGGGCCGGGGTCGAGGTCGTCGTCCTGGAGAAGCACGCCGACTTCCTCCGCGACTTCCGCGGCGACACCATCCACCCGTCGACGCTCGAAGTGGTCCACGAACTCGGGCTCCTCGACGAGTTCCTCTGCCACCCGCACCAGGAAGCGCGCGTGCTCGCGGGTAATGTCGCGGGCGCCGAGTTCCCGCTCGCGGACTTCGCGCACCTCCCGACCAGGTGCAAGTTCATCGCGCTGATGCCGCAATGGGATTTTCTGGACTTCGTGAGCGCGCACGCGAAGAAGTACCCGACGTTCCGGCTCGTCACGCGCGCCGCGGTCACGGACCTGATCGAGGAGAGCGGGCGGGTGCTCGGCGCGCGGGCGACGATGCCCGAAGGGGCGCTCGAAGTTCGGGCGGACCTCACCGTCGGCGCGGACGGTCGACACTCGACGGTCCGCGCCCGCGCCGCGTTGCCCGTGCAAGATTTCGGCGCGCCGATGGACGTGCTGTGGATGCGGCTGTCGCGCAAGCTGTCGGACGGCGATCGCCCCGTGGGGCGATTCGACCGCGGGCGCATCTTCGTAATGATCTACCGCGGCGATTACTGGCAGTGCGGGTTCGTGATTCCGAAGGGCGATCACGCCGCAGTGATGACACGCGGACTCGAAGCGTTCCGCGCCGACATCGTTTCCGTGGCCCCGTTTCTTGTGGATCGCGTGCAGGAATTGCAGAGCTGGGACGATGTGAAGCTGCTCACCGTTACGGTAGACCGGCTGCGGAAGTGGTGGCGCCCCGGAGTGCTGTGCATCGGCGACGCGGCCCACGCGATGTCGCCCGTTGGCGGCGTCGGAATCAACCTCGCGATTCAGGACGCGGTCGCCACTGCGAATCTTCTCGCAGAGAAACTCAGCGCCGGGACCGTGACCGGAGCCGATCTCGCTACGGTTCAACGGCGCCGAACGTTCCCGACGCAACTCACGCAGTGGATTCAGGTCCAAGTGCAAAAGCGAGTGATTACCCGCGCGCTGACGGCTCACGGGTCATTGAAGGTGCCCACCGCAGCGCGCCTTCTTCAACGGTTCCCGATCCTGCGGCGCATTCCAGCGCATCTCGTTGGAATCGGAATTCGGCCCGAACACGTGCGGACGAAGGACGCCTTCAAGTAAATCGATTGCTATGCAGAGAACCGCTCCGCGAACGGGCTGATCGTCACGCCGTCGGACGACAGCACCGCGAATACGACCTTCGCGAAACAACCAGCGAACTTGCCGCGAAGTGCCTTCGCGAACAGCTCGGCGATCAATTCCGGATCGTTCTTGAACACGCCACAACCCCACGCACCGAGTACGGCCGCGTCGTGCCCGTGCCCGGCCATGAGCGCGAGCGCTTTGTCGATGCGCTCGCGCATTTCGTCGCGAACGAGCGCCCGTTCCTTGTCCCGGATCGCCCCGACGTTCACCGCGGGCGAAGTCACGAACGCGCACAAATACGGCGCGTCGAGTAGTTCGCCCTCGTCGTCCTTGAACACCGGCACCGCGGGCGAGTAGATCGCGTAGTTCGTGTAGAACCCGCCACCGAGGTGCGCGTGCGCCCGGTACATCGCGTTGTTGTTGATACACGCATACAACCCGGACGCGCGACAGAGCGACTCCTCTTGCGCCCGCGCACCGCCGAGGAACCCGCCACCCGGGTGCCGTGCGGATGCGAAGTTCAGCGCGACCGGCCGGAACCCTTCGGCAACCAACTTCCGCGCCGCTTCGAGCGTAGTGTCGTTTATGGTCTCGAAAATCGTGGGCCGTTCGGAGGGCACGAACCGCGGCAGTGTTTCGTCCGGCGGATACGTGAGCGTGCCCTCTCGCGCGAACTCAACGAGGTGGCGAATGTGGACCGTTTCGTCTTTGCGGTTCGCGTACCGCCCGGCGGCAATGATGTCGATCGTGTCGCGCGCGATCGAGGCCGCCCGACTCCGTTTGGGATACATGCGCGGCTCCGTGTGAGGTGTTGTGAGACACGGAGCGAAGGGCGGTGGTTCGGGGAGAATCCCCGCAAGGAAAGCAAGCCGATGCCAACAGGTTGTTCACGAAAAACGGGTCGGTGCCCTGCCCCGCGAGCACCAGTGAGGCGACTTGTTCGGGAATCTAACTCGCCAATGCACTGAGCGATGTGATGCGGCGCGGGCGATTCGAGAGCGTCCGTGCTTCGTTTCGTCCGCGCCGCACGGCTCTTACTATTTCTTGGCCTTCTCCGACTTCTCCGCTTCTTCCGCGCTCAGCAACCCGTCCTTGTCGAGGTCGAGCTTATCGAACACGTCGGCCGGGCCTGTAAACTCGCGCCGGGATACGTCGCCGTCGCCGTTACGGTCCATTGAGCGGAACCACGCCGGTCCGCGGCGCGCGTCGAGTGCCAGTGTTTGCGGGTACCCGCGGCTCGCCGCGACGAGGAGCACGTTCGGCAGCGCTTTCGGGTCGAACGCGCCGCCGGGCACGCACCCTGCACCCTTTAATTGCTCCCAAGCGCCGCGGAGTTCGCGCGGGGAAAGTGCGCCGTCGTGGTTCGTGTCCAGAAGCTCGAACAGCCCCGCGCCGTCGAGCACGGTGAGCAGCACCTGACCGCGCGCCACTTGCGCCTGGAGGTCGAGCCAGGCGTCGAGTTCCTTACGGTCGAGGGTGCCGTCGCCGTTCAGGTCGGCGATCGGCGCAAGCCACGCCAAATTGCCCCCGCGCCGCCGGGCGCCGGCGCCCTCCTCCGGCGGGGCGTCGAGTTGAGCCACGATCTGCTTCCGCGCAGTCGCCAGGGCTTCGTTCACCTTCCCGCTGGCAACCCAGCCGTCCACACGGAACCGCCCGCTCGCGAATGCGAACCGGTTCGTGGTGCCCGGCTTGTCGGAGAGCTTCACGACCCAGGACGTGCCCGGGGCTTGCGTCCGCCACGCGGGGAGTTCCGCGGCCTTGAATCGCTTGTCGCGCTGGGCGATTTCCGTTGCCCAGTGCGTGTCCTTGGAATCGGACGGGAGCAGCACGAGCGGGAGCTTCGCGAGCACGTCGGGCTGCACACTGTCCGCGGCCGGTGGAGCAAGTAACACAGTCCCCGCCGCGCCGGGATAAACGGCCTTCGGCACGAGTTCGCCCGCACCGATCAGCTCGTCGTCGTTCTTGTCAAGCTTCTTCAGCACGTCGGAGGCCGCGCCCCATTCCTTTTCGCTCACCTTCCCGTCGCCGTCAGTGTCCAGGTTTTTGAGCAGCGCGGCGGCGAGTTCCACACTCGCGGGCAGTCGGCCGACGCCGATCTGCACGGTCCCGGCGCCGGCCGCACGGTAGCACGCGGCGAGTTCCTCCGGCGTCACTTTCCCGTCGCCGTTGCGGTCCAGTTCCGCGAACGTCGGGGCCGCGCCGACGGGCGGCGTGAACCCGTTACCCATTGCTTGCCGCAAGGAGCGCACGGAGGGGAGCTGTGCGGCTTCCTTGGTGTCGAGCGAGCCGTTGCCGTTGCGGTCGAAAAACGCGAACAGCTTGGCGAACGTTTCGTCCCAGATCGCGGAGACCGCGATGCCGTCAACTTCCGCCCGGAGGTCGATACGAGCGAGTTTCTCTTCGCCCAGCAGCACGAACTGCACTGGTACGGCTGCGCCTTTGGCGGGCACGGGATCAGCCGCGTGGCACCACCCGAACGCGGCGAACGCCAGCCCCAGCGCGCACAAAGTCATGCGGGTCACAGCAGCTCCTTGATCGGCTTGGCGTTCGGGTCGGCGAGGCGAATCGGCCGGCTCACGTTCGACATGTTCTGCTTCATCGGGTCCAGGCCGATGGTCTTGATGACGGTCGCGATCAGGTCCGGCGTCCGGGTCGGCTCGCTCTCCACCGCGGTGCCGTCCGCACTCGTCTTGCCGACCACCTGTCCGCCCTCAATGCCCGCACCGGCCAGCACCGCGGCCCACGACGTGGGCCAGTGGTCGCGCCCGGTCTGCCCGTTGATCTTCGGCGTGCGCCCGAACTCGCCCTGGCACACCACGAGCGTGCTGTCGAGCAGCCCGCGCTCCTTCAGATCGGCCAGCAGCGCCGCGAAC
This region of Gemmata massiliana genomic DNA includes:
- a CDS encoding FAD-dependent oxidoreductase, translated to MSNAPEVIRAKCCIAGGGPAGMVLGLLLARAGVEVVVLEKHADFLRDFRGDTIHPSTLEVVHELGLLDEFLCHPHQEARVLAGNVAGAEFPLADFAHLPTRCKFIALMPQWDFLDFVSAHAKKYPTFRLVTRAAVTDLIEESGRVLGARATMPEGALEVRADLTVGADGRHSTVRARAALPVQDFGAPMDVLWMRLSRKLSDGDRPVGRFDRGRIFVMIYRGDYWQCGFVIPKGDHAAVMTRGLEAFRADIVSVAPFLVDRVQELQSWDDVKLLTVTVDRLRKWWRPGVLCIGDAAHAMSPVGGVGINLAIQDAVATANLLAEKLSAGTVTGADLATVQRRRTFPTQLTQWIQVQVQKRVITRALTAHGSLKVPTAARLLQRFPILRRIPAHLVGIGIRPEHVRTKDAFK
- a CDS encoding TIGR02452 family protein, producing MYPKRSRAASIARDTIDIIAAGRYANRKDETVHIRHLVEFAREGTLTYPPDETLPRFVPSERPTIFETINDTTLEAARKLVAEGFRPVALNFASARHPGGGFLGGARAQEESLCRASGLYACINNNAMYRAHAHLGGGFYTNYAIYSPAVPVFKDDEGELLDAPYLCAFVTSPAVNVGAIRDKERALVRDEMRERIDKALALMAGHGHDAAVLGAWGCGVFKNDPELIAELFAKALRGKFAGCFAKVVFAVLSSDGVTISPFAERFSA
- a CDS encoding alpha/beta hydrolase family protein, whose protein sequence is MYLALALVLAASPVVDSPAPRLLGELVELKTDTGVLYGTLDLPAKTGPWPVVLLHAGSGPTNRDGNGPLIRTDNLKIVGRALAAKGIAVLRIDKRGVGASTPALAKEEDVRVETYAADVLAWVALLRNDARFTKLGYIGHSEGALIGLVAAKDAKFDAIVSLCGPGRPLQTVLREQLKRGLPDELYKQSDTILTELEAGRTVKDTPKTLAALFRPSVQPYLISMFKNDPAKLATGVKAPFLIVSGSTDIQVSATDAKCLGDANTSAKVVTIEGMNHVLKTVPKTDRTEQLPSYSDPALPLHPKLMPELVGFFKKSLSGK
- a CDS encoding EF-hand domain-containing protein — protein: MTLCALGLAFAAFGWCHAADPVPAKGAAVPVQFVLLGEEKLARIDLRAEVDGIAVSAIWDETFAKLFAFFDRNGNGSLDTKEAAQLPSVRSLRQAMGNGFTPPVGAAPTFAELDRNGDGKVTPEELAACYRAAGAGTVQIGVGRLPASVELAAALLKNLDTDGDGKVSEKEWGAASDVLKKLDKNDDELIGAGELVPKAVYPGAAGTVLLAPPAADSVQPDVLAKLPLVLLPSDSKDTHWATEIAQRDKRFKAAELPAWRTQAPGTSWVVKLSDKPGTTNRFAFASGRFRVDGWVASGKVNEALATARKQIVAQLDAPPEEGAGARRRGGNLAWLAPIADLNGDGTLDRKELDAWLDLQAQVARGQVLLTVLDGAGLFELLDTNHDGALSPRELRGAWEQLKGAGCVPGGAFDPKALPNVLLVAASRGYPQTLALDARRGPAWFRSMDRNGDGDVSRREFTGPADVFDKLDLDKDGLLSAEEAEKSEKAKK
- a CDS encoding SPFH domain-containing protein yields the protein MEDRELKLWSGWLGLFGVLVGLGAVIALIVLASQWKEPKLVWAIVPLSLLWVISLAGFTVNGPNQARVVQLFGNYVGTLRKTGFFYGNPFYWRTRVSLRVQVFETGMNKTDETKDATGRVITQATSHREPLKVNDHDGTPIEIAAVVLWKVVNAAEAVFQVDNYEEFVKLQADAALRNLASRYSYDAPDTDAHSLRGHIEEVASQLKLELQARMRQAGVEVQEARISYLAYAREIASAMLQRQQAGAIIAARAKIVEGAVGMVEHALQMLNEKNIIELDGERRAAMVSNLLVVLCGHSAPQPVVNTGTLYN